In one window of Leptospira hartskeerlii DNA:
- a CDS encoding transglutaminase family protein, protein MAEYSVRHLTHYTYEKEVSHCLNLAHLCPTSNERQICREFRIEILPKPKYTEFRTDYFGNTVYSFAVETPHNILSVTAEAKVFTSELEKKKGQAAITASEVLKKLKTVTEKEDLEAMEFVGDSAFVTRSVSYKNFLEKYLPMDRPYLESVLEYVKRFREDFKFKAGSTNIYTPLDEVLEKKEGVCQDFTHLSLAAFRSLGLPCKYVSGYIETYPPPGKPKLRGSDATHAWISVYCPGEGWFDFDPTNGKAITDEYIHTSLGRDFSDVSPLKGILFGGGKHKLKVEVDVSRLGDPTS, encoded by the coding sequence ATGGCTGAGTATTCAGTTCGTCACCTGACCCATTACACTTATGAGAAGGAAGTTTCTCATTGTTTGAATTTGGCACATCTTTGTCCTACATCTAATGAAAGGCAGATATGTAGAGAGTTTAGAATAGAAATACTTCCTAAGCCTAAATATACCGAATTCAGAACCGACTACTTTGGAAATACTGTATATTCTTTCGCAGTAGAAACGCCTCATAATATCCTCTCTGTGACTGCCGAAGCGAAAGTTTTCACTTCTGAACTGGAGAAGAAAAAAGGCCAGGCTGCGATCACTGCTTCTGAAGTATTAAAGAAATTGAAAACTGTTACGGAAAAAGAAGATTTGGAAGCGATGGAATTTGTAGGAGATTCCGCTTTTGTCACCCGTTCCGTTTCCTATAAGAATTTTTTAGAAAAATATCTGCCAATGGATCGCCCTTATTTGGAATCCGTTTTGGAATATGTAAAACGATTCCGAGAAGATTTTAAGTTCAAGGCGGGAAGTACGAATATTTATACTCCTTTGGACGAGGTCTTGGAAAAAAAAGAGGGAGTTTGTCAGGACTTCACTCATCTTTCCTTGGCCGCCTTCCGTTCATTGGGTCTTCCTTGCAAATATGTATCCGGCTATATTGAAACTTATCCTCCTCCTGGAAAACCTAAGTTGAGAGGAAGTGATGCTACTCATGCTTGGATCTCAGTGTATTGCCCGGGAGAAGGTTGGTTTGATTTTGATCCTACAAACGGAAAAGCGATCACAGACGAATATATTCATACTTCTTTGGGTCGCGATTTTTCGGATGTTTCTCCTTTGAAAGGGATCTTATTTGGAGGAGGAAAACATAAATTGAAGGTAGAAGTGGATGTTTCTCGGTTAGGAGATCCAACAAGCTGA
- a CDS encoding fatty acid desaturase: protein MEQTKKKYALKTTIFLIATPIIGVIGTGALLFTRGIPLNTWLVYLFMTAATGLAITGGYHRLFSHRAYKASLPVKLFYLLFGAAAFQQSVIEWSSDHRIHHRFVDKEEDPYAITKGFWYAHILWLFENRDHRTPVNVNDLYEDKWVKFQDDHYYPIAIFMGFLFPTLLCALWGDALGGLLLAGSLRIAVNHHMTFFINSLAHYKGDQPFSDKHTAKDNWLIALFTFGEGYHNFHHEFQADYRNGIRWFDYDPTKWLINTFAFFGLASDRKTISEEQILRKKMVMEEKALRDKLEAKSQTLNQGFEERLEALRNSVQESQARMINLKSVKEEAGKKAVKEAESEYKVALNTWKRFVSGDLAPV, encoded by the coding sequence ATGGAACAAACGAAAAAGAAATACGCGTTGAAGACCACAATCTTCTTAATAGCGACTCCGATCATCGGGGTCATTGGGACGGGTGCCTTATTATTTACCAGAGGCATTCCATTAAACACATGGCTTGTGTATCTATTTATGACCGCAGCTACCGGACTTGCGATCACCGGGGGATACCACCGTTTGTTTTCGCATAGAGCTTACAAAGCTTCTTTGCCGGTAAAACTTTTTTATCTTCTCTTCGGAGCGGCTGCGTTCCAACAATCAGTGATCGAATGGAGTTCCGATCATAGAATTCACCACAGATTCGTAGATAAGGAAGAAGATCCTTATGCGATCACAAAAGGATTCTGGTATGCTCATATTCTTTGGTTATTCGAGAATAGGGACCACAGAACTCCTGTTAATGTGAACGATCTTTACGAAGACAAATGGGTAAAATTCCAAGACGATCATTATTATCCGATCGCAATCTTCATGGGATTTCTATTCCCTACTCTTCTTTGTGCTCTTTGGGGAGATGCGTTAGGTGGGTTACTATTAGCAGGTTCTTTAAGAATTGCCGTTAACCACCATATGACATTCTTCATCAATTCTTTGGCTCACTATAAAGGAGATCAACCCTTCTCCGATAAACATACCGCTAAAGACAATTGGCTTATCGCATTATTCACTTTTGGAGAAGGATATCATAACTTCCACCACGAGTTCCAAGCTGATTACAGAAACGGTATTCGTTGGTTCGATTACGATCCGACTAAATGGTTGATCAATACTTTCGCATTCTTTGGTTTAGCAAGCGATAGAAAGACTATCTCTGAAGAACAGATCCTGCGTAAAAAAATGGTGATGGAAGAGAAAGCTTTACGTGACAAACTAGAAGCCAAATCTCAAACATTAAACCAAGGATTCGAAGAAAGATTAGAGGCTCTGCGTAATTCCGTTCAGGAAAGCCAAGCCAGAATGATCAATTTGAAATCTGTGAAAGAAGAAGCAGGCAAAAAGGCCGTCAAAGAAGCCGAGTCCGAATACAAAGTGGCATTAAACACTTGGAAAAGATTCGTTTCCGGAGATCTAGCGCCGGTCTGA
- the pyrE gene encoding orotate phosphoribosyltransferase — protein MREELFQLIQTHAYRFREEPFTLASGRKSRHYFNCKEITLHPQRLELLCKYIVEKHLPESGLDEEEAFGGLTMGADPICFGIALEYRKQSKNVFPLIVRKQAKDHGTKNLVEGGVNAVKSCVVVDDVLTTGGSTLQAIKSLRDAGLEVKACICILDREEGGRKAIEEEGIKVFPLFKKSEFGNLD, from the coding sequence TTGAGGGAAGAATTGTTTCAACTTATTCAAACCCACGCCTATCGTTTCCGAGAGGAACCGTTTACCCTGGCCAGTGGTAGAAAATCCAGACACTATTTTAATTGTAAGGAAATCACTCTCCATCCTCAAAGATTAGAATTACTTTGTAAGTATATTGTGGAAAAACATCTCCCGGAATCCGGTCTGGACGAGGAAGAAGCCTTCGGTGGTCTTACAATGGGAGCGGATCCTATCTGTTTCGGGATTGCTTTAGAATATCGCAAACAATCTAAGAACGTCTTTCCATTGATCGTAAGAAAACAAGCCAAGGACCATGGAACCAAAAATCTGGTAGAAGGCGGAGTAAACGCGGTTAAATCCTGTGTGGTAGTGGATGATGTGCTCACAACGGGAGGTTCTACCCTGCAAGCTATCAAAAGTTTGAGAGATGCCGGATTAGAAGTAAAGGCGTGTATCTGTATTTTGGACAGAGAAGAAGGCGGAAGAAAAGCGATAGAAGAAGAAGGGATCAAGGTTTTCCCTTTGTTTAAAAAATCCGAATTCGGAAATTTAGACTAA
- a CDS encoding FtsX-like permease family protein, translated as MNLYFLFLYEYFKTHLPRFIFALLGISLGVGLFLSTTSNAHKAERSLIDFSMGYLKGDFNLKVSPSRPGQSLDWQILSEIHSHPDLRDISAVRPRIQQEGISSDNLRVLYMGMDLTKEYLGIPLKEDIDSDTSGPLEKTYVSKSLAEKFRGAPFTLLLNGKNWEFKDYIPVDMEGGFLIIEDISLIQEKFSDISGADYLLLKSSNPDLSQTKENLQKILGANVKIETSEEIQEKSANALRSFQLNLLIISFISLLIAFFMVSNTMTGLYLSRERELGILRTLGLDVKSSIFLFLSQSVLLGSIGTVLGIIFGIFFSNLDFFRPESGLVDKNLLSTYSSISLFDLGLAAGLGILGSVISSVYPAIRAGKVPPLSILRDSQKEKRQIPNSRLAIYGGIIFFASLGISNLPSPWKLPLPGLLGVGGVTIGITFAFPYLLSLFSSAVSKILDRSDKSFPFFRIGLEELKENPGRNTLTAATVMLAVSLVLCLTILTDSYKKSLNDWVDSEYPSDFTIINDRFFHSGIHGGVPKDLPEKIRELGVSSYLDGFLVNTSFETDKGNFIIHAYDFSVYQDKPERIENEVKEETDVLISSNMAHLKNLKVGDVLVSQTPFGKKNFHIKGIKEHFFSEKGTVMMDIRSYEKNFEFKTINSIKLFLKKEYSDASGIEYSKKKIMDFLKSNAEYKDLILLDSAQLREIYLYEINKVFRVLDSLKATAILISVISLLSSLVHTLYDKRRILGLLKYLGASQGQLGIILKTESVYLTGFGAFFGIISSLIMSPIILYVVNKNAFGWTLTFSFLPETPILILIFAPILGWISAIYPLRLLRKMSFQLSPE; from the coding sequence ATGAATTTATACTTTTTATTCTTATACGAATATTTTAAGACACATCTTCCCAGATTCATATTCGCACTTTTAGGAATTTCCTTGGGTGTAGGTCTATTTCTCTCCACTACTAGTAATGCACACAAGGCGGAAAGATCACTTATCGATTTTTCTATGGGATACTTAAAGGGAGATTTTAATTTAAAAGTTTCTCCGAGTAGACCCGGACAAAGTTTGGATTGGCAAATTCTTTCCGAGATACATTCCCATCCGGATCTTAGGGATATTTCCGCAGTCAGACCCAGGATCCAACAAGAAGGGATTTCATCGGACAACCTCAGGGTTCTCTATATGGGAATGGATCTAACCAAAGAATATCTGGGGATCCCTTTAAAAGAAGACATAGATTCAGACACATCCGGTCCATTAGAAAAAACATATGTATCCAAGTCATTAGCGGAAAAATTCAGAGGTGCTCCATTCACACTGTTGCTAAACGGAAAAAACTGGGAGTTTAAAGATTATATCCCGGTGGATATGGAAGGTGGTTTTTTGATCATAGAAGATATTTCTTTGATACAAGAAAAATTCTCCGATATAAGCGGAGCAGATTATCTTCTTTTAAAATCTTCGAATCCTGATCTTTCTCAAACAAAAGAAAATTTACAAAAGATCTTAGGTGCTAACGTCAAAATTGAAACTTCAGAAGAGATCCAGGAAAAATCCGCAAACGCTCTTCGTTCTTTTCAATTAAATCTTCTTATCATTTCTTTCATCTCACTTCTGATCGCATTCTTTATGGTTTCTAATACTATGACCGGCTTGTATTTAAGTAGAGAAAGAGAATTGGGAATCTTAAGAACGTTAGGATTGGATGTAAAATCTTCTATTTTTCTTTTTTTAAGCCAATCAGTTCTGTTAGGAAGTATTGGTACAGTTTTAGGGATCATATTCGGTATATTCTTTTCCAATTTGGATTTTTTCCGCCCTGAATCCGGACTCGTAGATAAAAATCTATTATCAACTTATAGTTCTATTTCTCTTTTTGACTTAGGTCTTGCTGCGGGCCTTGGGATCCTGGGTTCAGTTATTTCCTCCGTATATCCTGCGATCCGAGCAGGAAAGGTCCCTCCCCTTTCTATCCTGAGAGATTCTCAGAAAGAAAAAAGACAGATCCCGAATTCAAGACTGGCGATCTATGGTGGGATCATATTTTTCGCCTCTTTAGGAATTTCTAATCTTCCTTCTCCTTGGAAACTTCCTCTACCAGGTTTACTTGGTGTTGGCGGTGTAACGATTGGGATCACATTCGCTTTTCCTTATTTACTTTCCTTATTCAGTTCGGCTGTTTCTAAAATTTTAGACAGAAGTGATAAAAGTTTTCCTTTTTTCAGAATAGGTTTGGAAGAATTAAAAGAAAATCCAGGAAGGAATACTTTGACGGCAGCAACCGTGATGCTTGCGGTGTCTTTGGTTTTATGCCTCACCATTCTGACGGACAGTTATAAAAAATCTCTAAACGATTGGGTGGATTCGGAATATCCTTCCGATTTTACGATCATCAATGATCGATTCTTTCATTCAGGTATACATGGTGGAGTTCCTAAAGATCTTCCGGAAAAGATCAGAGAATTAGGCGTAAGTTCTTATCTGGACGGATTTTTAGTGAATACTTCTTTTGAAACGGATAAAGGAAATTTTATCATTCACGCTTACGATTTTTCGGTATATCAGGACAAACCCGAAAGAATAGAGAATGAAGTAAAAGAAGAAACGGATGTTTTAATTTCTTCCAATATGGCCCATTTGAAAAATCTGAAAGTGGGAGATGTATTGGTTTCCCAAACTCCTTTCGGTAAAAAGAATTTTCATATCAAAGGGATCAAAGAACATTTCTTCTCGGAAAAAGGAACGGTGATGATGGATATCCGTTCTTATGAAAAAAACTTCGAATTTAAGACCATAAACTCTATTAAACTTTTCTTAAAAAAGGAATATTCCGATGCCTCGGGTATTGAATATTCCAAAAAGAAAATTATGGATTTTCTAAAATCTAATGCTGAATATAAAGATTTGATCTTACTCGATTCGGCGCAACTGAGAGAAATTTATTTATATGAGATCAATAAAGTATTCAGAGTTTTAGATTCTCTCAAGGCGACTGCAATTTTGATCTCAGTCATTTCTCTACTTTCTTCGTTAGTCCATACATTGTATGATAAACGTAGGATCTTGGGTCTTCTAAAATATTTGGGAGCTTCTCAGGGCCAGCTTGGAATTATCCTCAAAACCGAGTCGGTTTATCTGACAGGATTCGGAGCGTTCTTCGGGATTATTTCCTCTCTCATCATGTCTCCAATCATTCTTTACGTAGTGAATAAGAACGCGTTCGGCTGGACCCTAACCTTCTCCTTCTTGCCAGAAACCCCGATCCTTATCCTAATTTTTGCACCGATCTTAGGTTGGATTTCCGCAATTTATCCTCTGCGTTTATTGAGAAAAATGAGCTTCCAGCTCAGTCCGGAATGA
- a CDS encoding ABC transporter ATP-binding protein: protein MSNPTNKILIRNLTKSYINGKQNVPVLKGINLDVADTFLTLMGPSGSGKSTFLNILSGIDQADSGEVWIGGKNLSNFTEQELTEYRRNETGIIFQFFHLLPYLSALENVALPLYISGLGKSKAREIAKEALEKVDLTHRFKHKPDELSGGEQQRVAIARALAKRPSIVLADEPTGNLDTYHAHKILELLLELQEKEKFSLFIVTHDREIGEKGKIRLKMKDGLILPEQNPALGLV from the coding sequence ATGTCGAATCCGACAAACAAGATCCTAATCCGAAATTTAACCAAGTCCTATATAAACGGAAAACAAAACGTCCCGGTCCTAAAAGGGATCAACCTAGATGTTGCCGATACTTTCTTAACGTTGATGGGCCCATCCGGTTCCGGTAAATCCACATTTTTGAATATTCTCTCTGGGATTGACCAAGCAGATTCCGGAGAAGTTTGGATCGGCGGTAAAAATCTAAGTAACTTTACGGAACAAGAACTTACAGAATATCGCAGGAACGAAACCGGGATCATTTTTCAATTCTTTCACCTTCTTCCTTATTTAAGCGCATTGGAAAATGTGGCTTTACCTCTTTATATCTCAGGCTTGGGAAAATCCAAAGCAAGAGAGATCGCAAAAGAAGCATTGGAGAAAGTGGATCTTACCCATAGATTCAAACATAAACCGGACGAACTTTCCGGTGGAGAACAACAGAGGGTAGCGATCGCAAGAGCACTCGCAAAACGCCCGAGCATTGTTTTGGCGGATGAGCCTACAGGGAATTTAGATACTTACCACGCTCATAAAATTTTAGAACTTCTATTAGAGCTGCAAGAGAAGGAAAAATTTTCTTTGTTCATTGTAACTCACGATAGAGAGATCGGAGAAAAAGGAAAGATCCGACTCAAGATGAAGGACGGATTGATCTTGCCGGAACAAAATCCTGCCTTGGGTCTTGTATGA
- a CDS encoding SpoIID/LytB domain-containing protein translates to MKRLSIIILSFLILAVWGCNTVIIRPWNSPNALKTSEKIRVFLGKAESDLMIKADGVIFVYDVNDLLIKRAYDAVSLDAKKLKAPIRFVADNPGLEYKGRKFRGEILLQPDKNGNVLLINRVPLEEYLYSVVPSEVPAGWPTEALKAQAICSRTYAIREILNKKDTAYDVESTVNSQAYSGMAKENPRTTQAVRDTEGVLAVYEDDPIHMFFHSNSGGRTETPDQIWGGKRLPYLESVASRFDEAGDNFVWKEILNQDKMDQTLSSLGVGSIQSVQVLSRTPSGRVDLLEVIGKQGTSKIKGKEFRNLLGTSVKSLRFGIKRESEGFLIKGMGAGHGVGLSQWGSFGMAKQNFTYAEIIRHYYQGIEFARITR, encoded by the coding sequence ATGAAACGACTTTCTATCATCATTTTATCATTCTTAATTTTGGCGGTCTGGGGCTGTAATACAGTCATCATTCGTCCTTGGAATTCTCCGAACGCTCTTAAAACTTCCGAAAAGATCCGAGTCTTTTTAGGAAAGGCTGAATCCGATCTGATGATCAAAGCAGACGGTGTGATTTTCGTATACGATGTGAACGATCTTCTGATCAAACGTGCTTACGATGCGGTTTCTTTGGACGCTAAAAAATTGAAAGCACCCATCCGTTTCGTAGCGGACAATCCCGGTTTGGAATATAAAGGAAGAAAGTTCAGAGGAGAAATTTTACTCCAACCAGATAAGAATGGTAACGTTCTACTCATTAACAGAGTTCCTCTAGAAGAATATTTATATTCTGTCGTTCCATCTGAAGTTCCTGCAGGTTGGCCAACCGAAGCTTTAAAAGCGCAAGCGATCTGTTCTAGAACATATGCGATCAGAGAGATATTAAATAAAAAAGATACCGCTTACGACGTAGAATCCACTGTGAATTCACAAGCTTACTCAGGTATGGCGAAAGAAAATCCAAGAACTACCCAAGCCGTTCGTGATACGGAAGGAGTTCTTGCAGTTTATGAAGATGATCCGATTCATATGTTCTTTCATTCCAATAGCGGAGGAAGAACTGAAACTCCGGACCAAATTTGGGGAGGCAAAAGACTTCCGTATTTAGAATCTGTTGCTTCCAGATTCGATGAGGCCGGCGACAATTTCGTTTGGAAAGAAATTTTAAACCAAGACAAAATGGACCAGACCCTTTCTTCCTTAGGTGTCGGTTCTATTCAATCCGTCCAAGTGCTTTCTAGAACTCCTTCCGGTAGAGTCGATCTTTTGGAAGTGATCGGTAAACAAGGCACTTCTAAAATTAAAGGAAAAGAATTCCGCAATTTACTTGGAACTTCCGTGAAGTCTCTTCGTTTCGGTATCAAAAGAGAAAGTGAAGGATTTTTGATCAAGGGTATGGGCGCAGGTCACGGTGTGGGCTTAAGCCAATGGGGAAGTTTTGGTATGGCGAAGCAGAATTTTACTTATGCGGAGATCATTCGTCATTATTACCAAGGGATTGAATTCGCTAGGATTACCCGTTAA
- a CDS encoding class I SAM-dependent RNA methyltransferase has product MFDQEPFGVLEIENLLPNLRGEGTLGKRKIEIPYSLPGDVYDVYKFGKRKVFYKWNPTHLEQRSSSPRCPSFGECGGCSGQHLPYPDQFKLTSGPILKGLENFNPINKGLSPAESPYSYRNRMDFAVFPGRVVGLRMSGNFRRIVPIGNCSIQTDWANSEMPLFQKLLECFPELEYDRKKETGYLKYLTLRKSVFNDDSMSILTFTEDFKNEDLMGQVAEKAKELLSAKNIVFCFNRKKGEISASGEAIAIRGNVYLIEEVWGKKFKIPFDGFFQPNPKEFIKILEFIRSKIKPAENLADLFCGSGFFSILFGEKFSRILGIDIVSSSVSAGEEFLQDIFPDKKIEFLAFDLFHKKGLEKMSSANLPWKDSVVIADPPRSGLSPELCTFLNSNPVSQLIYISCNPENLLRDAHILEESYQMEEFLLCDPFPQTPHLEAVSIFSPKNR; this is encoded by the coding sequence ATGTTTGACCAGGAACCTTTCGGAGTTTTAGAAATTGAAAACCTTCTACCCAACCTAAGAGGAGAAGGTACATTAGGAAAAAGAAAAATAGAAATCCCTTATTCTCTTCCTGGAGACGTATACGATGTATACAAATTCGGAAAAAGAAAGGTCTTCTATAAATGGAATCCTACTCATTTAGAACAAAGATCCTCTTCTCCCAGATGCCCAAGTTTTGGAGAATGTGGTGGATGCTCAGGCCAACACCTACCCTATCCTGACCAATTCAAATTAACTTCCGGGCCTATCTTAAAAGGATTAGAAAATTTTAATCCGATAAACAAAGGCTTATCTCCAGCAGAGTCTCCTTACTCTTACCGGAATCGTATGGACTTTGCCGTTTTTCCAGGACGGGTCGTTGGTTTAAGAATGTCCGGAAATTTCAGAAGGATTGTGCCAATAGGAAACTGTTCCATCCAAACAGATTGGGCAAATTCTGAAATGCCTCTTTTCCAAAAACTTTTAGAATGTTTTCCTGAATTGGAATATGACCGCAAAAAAGAGACCGGTTATCTGAAATATCTGACTCTTCGCAAATCAGTGTTTAACGATGACTCAATGAGTATTCTTACATTCACGGAAGATTTCAAGAACGAAGATCTGATGGGTCAAGTTGCAGAAAAAGCAAAAGAGTTACTAAGCGCCAAGAACATAGTATTCTGTTTTAATCGCAAAAAGGGAGAAATTTCCGCATCGGGAGAAGCGATTGCGATCCGAGGAAACGTTTATCTAATAGAAGAGGTCTGGGGCAAAAAATTCAAAATTCCTTTTGATGGATTCTTCCAACCGAATCCAAAAGAGTTTATTAAAATTTTAGAATTTATTAGATCTAAAATTAAACCTGCAGAGAATCTTGCAGATCTTTTCTGCGGGAGCGGTTTTTTTTCCATTCTATTCGGAGAAAAATTCTCTAGGATCTTGGGGATTGATATCGTATCTTCTTCCGTATCAGCTGGCGAGGAGTTCCTACAAGATATTTTCCCGGATAAAAAGATAGAATTCCTGGCGTTCGATCTATTCCACAAAAAAGGACTGGAGAAAATGTCCTCTGCAAATCTTCCTTGGAAGGATTCGGTAGTGATCGCGGATCCTCCCAGAAGCGGCCTTTCTCCTGAATTATGTACTTTCTTAAATTCTAACCCTGTTTCCCAGCTGATCTATATTTCCTGTAATCCTGAAAATCTACTGAGGGACGCCCACATTCTGGAAGAATCCTACCAAATGGAGGAGTTCCTACTTTGCGATCCATTCCCTCAGACTCCTCATTTGGAGGCAGTATCCATCTTCTCCCCTAAAAATCGCTGA
- a CDS encoding alpha/beta hydrolase, translating into MKPASLTYINFKYILYSIFLFLMLGNCSSMLFHPTREMYIPPEKMGFQPEKISLQMKDGTNIKLWIFKPSKVKAKASILQFHGNGDNMSSHYITLVWLVENGYELVIWDYRGYGDSEGEAEKEPILEDSKEVLKFQQNRAKELGIPWIVYGQSMGGALAIRAVGEMQNKEGLLLVVGDGTFAYYSHVAKTVAEKVFFFPIGQLVGFFFSDHLSPGEVVDQISPVKLLIVHGTEDQIVSYPNGMELFQKAKDPKIFWEVKGGGHVDWMEMGRSKGARNFLKFLDEIISHWTP; encoded by the coding sequence ATGAAGCCAGCTTCTCTTACGTATATCAATTTTAAATATATATTATATTCTATTTTTCTTTTTCTTATGTTAGGAAACTGCTCTTCCATGCTATTTCATCCAACAAGAGAAATGTATATTCCTCCTGAAAAAATGGGATTCCAGCCAGAAAAAATCTCCCTCCAAATGAAAGACGGTACAAATATTAAGCTTTGGATCTTCAAGCCTTCTAAGGTGAAAGCTAAGGCGAGTATTCTTCAGTTCCATGGGAACGGGGACAATATGTCCAGCCATTATATCACCCTTGTTTGGCTGGTCGAAAATGGTTACGAATTAGTGATCTGGGATTATAGAGGTTATGGAGATTCGGAAGGAGAAGCGGAGAAGGAACCTATATTAGAAGATTCTAAAGAAGTCCTAAAATTCCAGCAGAATAGAGCGAAAGAACTGGGAATTCCTTGGATTGTTTACGGGCAAAGTATGGGCGGAGCACTCGCGATAAGAGCCGTAGGAGAAATGCAAAACAAAGAAGGACTACTCTTGGTTGTTGGAGATGGAACTTTTGCGTATTATTCTCACGTAGCGAAAACAGTGGCAGAGAAAGTATTTTTCTTTCCGATAGGACAGTTAGTTGGATTCTTTTTCTCAGATCATTTAAGTCCCGGCGAAGTAGTGGATCAAATTTCTCCTGTAAAACTTTTAATAGTTCATGGAACAGAAGACCAGATCGTCTCCTATCCGAATGGTATGGAACTTTTTCAGAAAGCAAAAGATCCTAAAATTTTCTGGGAAGTTAAAGGAGGAGGACATGTGGACTGGATGGAAATGGGAAGATCCAAAGGTGCCAGAAATTTCCTAAAATTTCTGGATGAGATAATCTCTCATTGGACTCCTTAG